The DNA window CTAAATAATGCGCCAAACCAGTATTGGTTGCAGGGTCTGTTTTACTTCCTGCTTTGATGGCAACATACGCTTGGATTCTAGGATCCTTATTCGTAGGACTTAAAATAACTGTTAAACCATTCTTCAAAGTGTAAAAGCGCGCTTTCGCAGGGTCATTGGTTACATATTTATACGTGTAACCGCCACTCGAAGCTTCTTTCCACTGAAACTGGTTTTGGGCAAAAGCAACTACAGAAACTAATACTGCAGCAAATGCCAACGTAAGCTTTCTAATCATATTGAATTAATTTTTTTTCTATTAGACGCAAAAAATGTAAAAATGTTTCTTAAACATTCATATTTTTTGAAAAGGGGGGATTTTATCTTTCAAAAAGCAATCTTTCTCCGTGTTTTTCAGGAGAAACTTTACCATTTTCAAAAGCAAGAAAACCATTGACGAAAGTATGTGTAATTTCTGAATGAAAAGTCTCGTTTTCTAGTGGACTCCAACCACATTTTGATTGTATATTTTCTTTAGAAACTGTAATTTCTGCATTAGGATTAATGATTACCAAATCTGCTTTGTAACCTTCTTTTACATAACCCCTTTTTTCAATTTCGAATAAAATAGCAGGATTGTGACACATTTTTTCAACTACTTTTTCTAAAGAAATCTTGCCTTTTTTGAAATATTCAAACATTACTGGCAAAGAATATTGAACCAAAGGCGCACCAGAAGGACAGTTCAAATATTTGTTAGATTTTTCTTCCAAAGTATGCGGAGCGTGATCAGTTGCAATCACATCTATTCTATCATCTAAAAGTGCTTCCCAAAGTCCGTTTTTATCCGTTTCTGTTTTTACAGCAGGATTCCATTTGATAAGAGAACCTTTGGTTTCATAATCTTCGTTGGTGAAATGAAGGTGATGCACACAAACTTCAGCGGTGATTTTTTTGTCTTTTAACGGAATATCATTTCGGAAAAGCTCCATTTCTTTTGCGGTAGAAAGATGATAAATATGCAATCTCGCTCCAGTTTTTTTGGCGAGTTCTATTGCTTTTGAACTTGATAGATAACACGCTTCTTCGCTTCTGATTAAGTGATGAAATTTCACGGGAATATCTTCTCCGTATTGTTCTTTATAGATTTCTGTATTTTTTCTGATGGTTGTTTCGTCTTCACAATGCACACAAATCGGCATTTTTACTTGAGAGAAGATTTCTTCCAAAATTTCGGGATTATCTACCAACATATTCCCTGTAGAAGAACCTAAAAAAAGTTTGATGGCCGCTACATTTCTTGGATTGGTTTTCAGAACTTCTTCTAAATTATCATTGGTTCCACCCATTGAAAAGGAATAATTGGCGTAAGATTTCTCCGAAGCAATTTTGTATTTTTCTTCTAAAAGTTCTTGCGTTACCGCATTCGGAACGGTGTTCGGTTGTTCTATAAAACTGGTTACTCCGCCTGCAATTGCGGCTTTTGATTCGCTTTCTATATCGCCTTTGTGCGTTAATCCCGGTTCACGAAAATGCACTTGATCATCAATTACTCCAGGAATTAGGAATTTTCCTTCAGCGTTAATGATTGTATCTGCATTTTCTTCGGAAATAGTTGATGAAATTTTCGCAATCAAATCATTTTCAATCAATACATCAGATTTAAAAATCTTTCCTTCATTTACAATTTGTGCGTTTTTGATTAAGGTTTTCATTTTACTTTTAGATTTTTACAAATTTAATTTAACTTTTGAGGAAAGCCAAAGAAATTTAGGTTTTTGTGAAAGTGTAAAAGTTCAATTCTAAGGTTTATGAAAAATTCGTAAATCTAAAATCCTAAATCCCAAATCTTATAGTTATTTTTGCATTCTAAAAACGCTAAAAAATTGTATAAAAAACTATTCGGACAAACCGCCATTTATGGTTTAAGTTCAGTATTAGTAAGGATTTTTCCTTTTCTTATCGCTCCTATCGTTACACGAGCATTTGGGCCAGCTGCATCTTCACCATTTGTAGATTGGTACTCTATTGCTGGAGTTATTACGGTTTTTTTAACACACGGAATGGAAACTTCATTCTTTCGTTTTGCGCAAGAAGATGATATTGACAAAAAAACCTTAATCTCTACTACTGCGCTTAGTATTCTTTCTGTAGGATTTATTTATTTGATTTTAGGTTATGTTTTCAGGCAAGAATTAGCGAATGTTTTCGAAACGCCAGACCAAGTGAATTTTTTGGTCATTTTCTTATTTATTTTATCTTTTGATGCGTTTTCTACT is part of the Cloacibacterium normanense genome and encodes:
- a CDS encoding dihydroorotase, which produces MKTLIKNAQIVNEGKIFKSDVLIENDLIAKISSTISEENADTIINAEGKFLIPGVIDDQVHFREPGLTHKGDIESESKAAIAGGVTSFIEQPNTVPNAVTQELLEEKYKIASEKSYANYSFSMGGTNDNLEEVLKTNPRNVAAIKLFLGSSTGNMLVDNPEILEEIFSQVKMPICVHCEDETTIRKNTEIYKEQYGEDIPVKFHHLIRSEEACYLSSSKAIELAKKTGARLHIYHLSTAKEMELFRNDIPLKDKKITAEVCVHHLHFTNEDYETKGSLIKWNPAVKTETDKNGLWEALLDDRIDVIATDHAPHTLEEKSNKYLNCPSGAPLVQYSLPVMFEYFKKGKISLEKVVEKMCHNPAILFEIEKRGYVKEGYKADLVIINPNAEITVSKENIQSKCGWSPLENETFHSEITHTFVNGFLAFENGKVSPEKHGERLLFER